The window TCTTttcacgcgcctccacgcgcctccACTCGCcgtcacgcgcctccacgcgccgtcAATAGCCGTCACGCACCTCCACGCGCCTCAACAGCCTCGCTGACGTCATCGCTGACGTCAGCCCTAACAGCTTGCTGACGTCACTGCTTGCGTCATCCGCTGACGTCACCTTCTGAATTTGgatttgaccgttgactttaggctgaccgttgactttgactggccgttgaccgttgaccgttgacttttccagggttgactttttcagtccaggttctccttacccagtttttcgcgtagatttcatttttgctgtctgtttttgcatattgtgtctctaaatggataaaaaggaTAATTTTGTTCCTCGCCCCATCAATACTGTATTGGAGGggaataaaaattacttatctTGGTCTCAAGCTATGCGCAGTTTTCTTAAGGGTCGCATGCTCTGGCATTATTGTACTGGTGCAATGACTATTCCTGTCAAGGgagcaagtgaagaagatgctgtTTTTCTTGGTCGCGTGATTGAATGGGATAGTCATAACCACATGATCCTCACATGGATTCGAAACACTTCCATTCCCTCTATTTCCAATCTGTTGGGCagctttgatgatgcaaaatctGCATGGGATATGTTGGCCAGAAGGTACTCCACTACTCATGGATCCATGAAATATCAGTTAGTGGTTGAATTGCATCAACTCAGGCAAGAACCAGGGCAATCCATCAATGACTATTATGATCAGCTTCGCTACatttgggaccaaattgacctttcTGATCCAACTTGGGCATGCTCAAAGGATGCTTAGCAATATGCTTCCATCAGAGATGAATTTCGCCTCTATGAATTCCTGATGTCACTTCACAAGGACTTTGAGCCCATTCGAGGTCAGCTTCTAAATCGCAGTCCTGCTCCCTCTCTTGATACTGCTGTGAATGAGTTAGTTAGAGAAGAAGCTCGTCTTGCAACCCTTCAAGCCCAGAATAAGCTCAATGTTTTGGCTATTACTCCATCTACTCCACTCATAGAGCAACCTCAGCAATCAAGTGATTCCTCTGGCTCTCACAATCGTCGCAAGCAGTCCAACAAAAAAGTCTGCAACTATTGCAAGCGTTCTGGCCACACCATTGAGACTTGTTTCCGTCGCAACAAATCTACTGCTGCTGTTGCTAATACTGAGCCTACTCTGCCAATGGCTTCCACCTCAGCTGAGTcccagtcttctggatccactgtCAACCTCTCCCCCACTGAACTACAGGAAATCATAGCTCAGGCTGTTCGTATGGCTGgtaatgcatctctttccaCTGCCCTATCTGTTCTACCCGGTAAGTCTCAAACTTGGCTTTTTGATTCTGCCTgctgcaatcacatgacacctcactcatccttattctccaaacttgaccctgcaccacatcctctaaatattcatatagctgatggttccaccatgcatggaaatagtttaggttttgtttcaACCTCTAACCTTTCTGTTCCTGAAGTCTTCCATGTACCTGACCTATCCTATAATTTGTgctctgtgggacaattagctgaattaggttatcgccttatttttgactattctgggtgtattgtgcaggatccgaggacgggacaagagcttgggaccggccctagagttgggcgtatgtttcccgtggacaatcttcatcttccacctgttgctcctgtttctgttgctgctgcagctgctgcagtttcttccttaccttctcttgcactttggcattctCGTCTTGGTCATGCATCATCTTCTCGGGTACAACAGTTAGCTTCTAGGGGTCTGTTGGGttctgtgtccaaagacaattttgattgtacttcatgtcaattaggaaaacaaccagctttgccttttaataacagtgaatccatttctaatagtatttttgagttaattcattctgatgtttggggaccttcttctgttgctagtattggtggatctcgatattttgttgtctttattgatgattattctcgttatagttggatatttcctatgaaatctcgttctgaaattttaccaatatacagcaactttgccaaaatggttgaaacccaattctccaaacgtatcaaaacttttcgttctgataatgctcttgaatatactcaatatgcttttcAAGCTTTgttacattcctatggcactgtgcatcatctaacttgtccaagtacctctcagcaaaatggtcgagccgaaagaaaacttcgtcatattcttgacactgttcgtgctcttcttctttctgccaaagttcctgccccattttggggtgaagctgctctTAATGCTGTTCATgcgattaatcgcattccaagtgcTGTCATCCATAATCAGACTCCGTATGAGCGTCTCTTTGGGTCACCTCCTGATTATCATCACCTTCGATCCTTTggatctgcttgtttcgttcttcttcagcctcaTGAGCAccacaaacttgagcctcgatctagactttgttgtttccttggttatggagaaactcaaaaggggtataggtgttatgatcctgtctctcatcgtcttcgtgtttctcgtaatgttgtcttttgggaacaccgATTGTTTGttgagctctctcactttcgttctTCCTTGACtaactcctctgttttagaaatctttccagacgagtctcttgttccttctacaaatacttttgatccttctttggacttctctccagatatttttgatgcttctcctagacaggttgaagatgaacaggttgatgacgagctaccccaccttgagcctgggtcccctgctcctgctccacctgaagatcctccacaagacattccacatCGCCACTCAAcccgggtaagatccattcctacacatttacttgactatcattgttacactgcccttgctacacttCACGAGCCTCAaacctatcgtgaggcctccactgaccctttatggcagattgcaatgaaagaggaacttgatgcattaaccaaaaaccatacctGGGATCTGGTTACTCTCCCTCCTAGAcagtctgtggttggttgtaagtggatctataagatcaagactcgctctgatgggtccattgagcgctacaaggctcgtcttgttgcaaaaggttttacacaggagtatgggattgattatgaagagacttttgctccagttgctcgtatctcatctgttcgtgccctcttagctgttgctgctgctagtaaatgggatctttttcagatggatgttaaaaatgctttccttaatggggatttgagTGAAGCagtctatatgcaacctcctcctggtctctctgttgactcaaacaaggtttgtcatcttcgacgtgcactttatggtcttaaacaagctccacgagcttggtttgccaagttcagcTCCACTATTTTTCGCTTGGGTTACACTGCCAGTccgtatgattctgccttatttcttcgtcgtacTGATAAAGGCaccattttgcttcttctatatgtggatgatatgatcataactggtgatgacctcagtggcattcaagacctcaaggattttctcagtcagcaatttgagatgaaagatcttggacatctcagttatttcttgggtcttgaaattactcattccacagatggtctttatattactcaagccaagtatgcttctgaccttttatctcgagctggactcactgacagcaagactgttgacactccggTTGAACTTAATGCGCATTTGACACCCTCGGGgaggaaaccattgtctaatccttctctttacagacgattggttggcagcctagtttatctcacagttactcgtccagacatctcctatgctgttcatcaggtgagccagtatctgtctgctccacgatctactcactatgctgctgttctgcgcattcttcaaTATCtgaagggcactctcttccatggccttttctactcagctcagtctcctcttgtacttcgtgcattttctgatgctgattgggcaggggatcccactgatcgcaggtccactacaggttattgctttctccttggttcttctttgatttcttggcgaagtaagaaacaaacttttgtggcccgctctagtactgaagcagaatatcgtgcccttgctgataccacatctgagctcctttggctacgatggcttcttaaggatttgggtgtgtccacctcctctgctactcccctttattgtgacaaccagagtgccattcatattgctcacaatgatgtctttcatgaacggactaaacacattgagattgattgtcattttatccgttatcatcttgtccatggtgctcttaagctcttctccgtctcctccaaagatcaacttgcagatatcttcaccaagtcacttcctaagagacgcactcgtgatttagttgacaacctcaagttggtctcacatccaccttgagtttgaggggggctgttaatgtatattatattatattatgggctttaggcccaattaccttaCTTGTAcaacactttacttgtaccgcacacttacgcctcctatata of the Quercus robur chromosome 10, dhQueRobu3.1, whole genome shotgun sequence genome contains:
- the LOC126703039 gene encoding uncharacterized protein LOC126703039, which produces MSLHKDFEPIRGQLLNRSPAPSLDTAVNELVREEARLATLQAQNKLNVLAITPSTPLIEQPQQSSDSSGSHNRRKQSNKKVCNYCKRSGHTIETCFRRNKSTAAVANTEPTLPMASTSAESQSSGSTVNLSPTELQEIIAQAVRMAGNASLSTALSVLPGSEDGTRAWDRP